One Streptomyces sp. NBC_00554 DNA segment encodes these proteins:
- a CDS encoding helix-turn-helix domain-containing protein, translating into MVSSLSAESYLVETRTTGEVDPRERTDFWSEHIGSYEPQMGYRYPRTDNFRGETVRQRTEAYQLVRVRSDEVAYSRSARQVREDPDEDYRLLLPLTGEIVVRQNEREARLTPGTGTLVSFGAPFECHQDASAQAFVLTIPAHEVDGPLNRRSPLATSLDLSRGLGRVVNSMVSDLHAERDHLTDPQFNAVSDRVVELLCMLASADDRPDSARHLTDVETMVRRYVREHAADPALTGTSMAHTLGWSLRQIQLALQRVGTTPRELIREERLRLVRERLRCGDCEHLTITDLAYASGFSSASALSTAFRQRYGVSPREMRHGGRRRL; encoded by the coding sequence ATGGTGTCGTCGCTGTCCGCGGAAAGCTACTTGGTGGAGACGCGGACGACCGGGGAGGTGGATCCGCGCGAGCGGACCGACTTCTGGAGCGAGCACATCGGGTCCTACGAGCCCCAAATGGGCTACCGGTACCCGCGCACCGACAACTTCCGCGGTGAGACGGTCCGCCAGCGCACCGAGGCCTACCAGCTCGTCAGGGTCCGGTCGGACGAGGTCGCGTACAGCAGGTCCGCGCGGCAGGTCCGGGAGGACCCGGACGAGGACTACCGGTTGCTGCTTCCGCTCACCGGCGAGATCGTCGTACGGCAGAACGAGCGGGAGGCACGGCTGACCCCGGGAACGGGCACGCTCGTCTCCTTCGGGGCGCCCTTCGAATGCCACCAGGACGCGTCCGCGCAGGCGTTCGTCCTCACCATCCCGGCCCACGAGGTGGACGGGCCACTGAACCGCAGGTCGCCACTGGCCACCAGCCTCGATCTGAGCAGAGGCCTCGGACGCGTGGTGAACTCCATGGTGAGCGACCTGCACGCGGAGCGCGACCACCTCACCGATCCCCAGTTCAACGCTGTCTCCGACCGCGTCGTCGAGCTGTTGTGCATGCTCGCCTCCGCCGACGACCGCCCGGACTCGGCCAGGCATCTCACCGACGTGGAGACGATGGTCCGCCGCTATGTGCGCGAGCACGCCGCCGACCCCGCCCTCACCGGTACGTCCATGGCGCACACCCTCGGCTGGTCGCTGCGCCAGATCCAGCTGGCCCTGCAGCGCGTGGGCACCACCCCCCGCGAACTCATCCGCGAGGAACGCCTGCGCCTGGTCCGCGAGCGCCTTCGGTGCGGTGACTGCGAACATCTGACGATCACGGACCTCGCGTACGCCTCGGGCTTCTCCTCGGCCAGTGCGCTGAGCACGGCGTTCCGGCAGCGCTACGGGGTGAGCCCGAGGGAGATGCGGCACGGCGGGCGGCGTCGGCTGTAG
- a CDS encoding helix-turn-helix domain-containing protein yields the protein MVSVRELAGRLAELDPDAGAALQVIAYFDRLMEGRVGLEALVRGAAVLSGCPARLIDDRRGIRIRVEPDGRREDSGGPADPTWPWAPLDTSGVPGSGARLGIPAAASPGSLDAASAAGRLGTLDAGLVSKSPGNPDAGPASVPAGHPDAVPSPVSQGNPDVASASSSSGVPDSVRPWARLGSLDAVSPSGSPGSLDAAPAPVSQGNSDAAPASPGTPDAAPPRASLDTPHATHAQAQLDTPDLARPSTPQTPAALWLETPGPPDGVRAMILERAAGAVRAVLERTRGWAPAAASAPDPALVEVVLDASAPRATRMRAAAQLGLRQGQLVQALALYGGGAEIVTAGRPGNEARRAGVGPAVEPDGLPGSWAAARTALRLTAEGTAHDPGPRTVYADELGGLVLLADAVGPDTPPVPDELAVERAVAEAPWAAATLHAVSASPSLRAAAAELTVHHSTLQERLVQTEHVLGWDVHSPQGRLRLQLALAIRKLRRSARTGQAPEGARRSDAQ from the coding sequence ATGGTGTCTGTGAGAGAGCTGGCAGGACGCCTCGCGGAGCTCGACCCGGACGCGGGCGCCGCGCTACAGGTCATCGCCTACTTCGACCGTCTGATGGAGGGCCGGGTAGGCCTCGAGGCCCTGGTACGCGGCGCCGCCGTACTCTCCGGCTGCCCCGCCCGCCTGATCGACGACCGCCGCGGCATCCGAATCCGCGTCGAACCGGACGGACGACGGGAGGACTCCGGGGGGCCGGCGGATCCGACGTGGCCGTGGGCGCCGCTCGACACCTCCGGAGTGCCGGGGTCGGGGGCGCGGCTGGGCATCCCGGCCGCGGCGTCCCCGGGTTCCCTCGACGCCGCCTCGGCCGCGGGGCGGCTGGGCACCCTTGACGCCGGCCTGGTCTCGAAGTCGCCGGGGAACCCGGATGCGGGCCCGGCCTCGGTGCCGGCGGGGCACCCGGACGCCGTCCCGAGTCCGGTGTCGCAGGGGAACCCGGACGTCGCCTCGGCCTCGTCGTCATCGGGCGTCCCGGATTCCGTTCGGCCGTGGGCGCGGCTGGGCTCCCTCGATGCCGTCTCGCCATCGGGGTCGCCGGGCTCTCTCGACGCAGCCCCGGCCCCGGTGTCGCAGGGGAACTCGGACGCCGCCCCGGCGTCGCCGGGTACTCCCGATGCCGCCCCGCCGCGGGCGTCGCTCGACACTCCCCATGCCACCCACGCACAGGCGCAGCTCGACACCCCCGACCTCGCCCGTCCGTCGACCCCGCAGACCCCGGCCGCACTCTGGCTGGAGACCCCCGGCCCGCCCGACGGGGTACGCGCGATGATTCTGGAGCGGGCCGCCGGTGCCGTACGGGCTGTTCTGGAGCGGACGCGTGGCTGGGCGCCCGCTGCCGCGTCGGCTCCCGATCCCGCGCTCGTAGAGGTGGTCCTCGACGCGTCCGCGCCGCGTGCGACCCGGATGCGTGCCGCAGCCCAACTGGGGTTGAGGCAGGGACAGTTGGTGCAAGCGCTGGCGCTGTACGGGGGCGGTGCAGAGATTGTGACCGCCGGACGGCCGGGGAACGAGGCGCGGCGGGCCGGGGTCGGACCGGCCGTGGAACCGGACGGGCTTCCGGGGTCGTGGGCCGCCGCCAGGACCGCGCTCCGGCTGACCGCCGAGGGCACGGCGCACGATCCGGGGCCTCGAACGGTGTACGCCGACGAGCTCGGCGGTCTGGTGCTGCTCGCGGACGCGGTGGGCCCGGACACCCCGCCGGTGCCCGACGAACTCGCCGTGGAACGGGCCGTCGCCGAGGCGCCCTGGGCGGCCGCGACACTCCACGCGGTGTCCGCCTCGCCGAGTCTGCGCGCGGCCGCCGCCGAACTGACGGTTCATCACTCGACGCTCCAGGAACGCCTCGTACAGACCGAGCATGTCCTCGGCTGGGACGTGCACTCCCCGCAGGGGCGGCTGCGTCTGCAACTCGCTCTCGCGATACGGAAGTTGCGGCGGTCGGCAAGGACCGGTCAGGCCCCGGAGGGCGCCCGGCGTTCCGACGCCCAGTAG
- a CDS encoding alpha/beta hydrolase, whose translation MTAEPTTATSPAHTGPVPPPPPFDPELAAVLELVREQIPTTFTLEQIPLLREATNPLRPSDEDLRRGGAFQVEEWSVPGPEGAPDVSLLICRPSGVNTPLPAVYYIHGGGMVVGDNRMGVPEALDWAEELGLVVVSVEYRLAPENPHPAPVEDCYAGLVWTAKNAGELGIDADRIIAAGGSAGGGLTAALALLSRDRGGPELIGQMLMCPMLDDRNDSLSGHQMAGLGVWDRTANEMGWRALLGEASGGPGVSPYAAPARATDLSGLPPAFIDVGSAETFRDEDVAYATRLWQAGGRAELHVWPGGFHGFEGLAPQVPLSQESRATRLRWLRRLLGA comes from the coding sequence ATGACCGCCGAGCCGACGACCGCCACTTCACCGGCACACACCGGTCCTGTCCCTCCGCCGCCGCCCTTCGATCCGGAGCTGGCCGCCGTCCTGGAACTGGTCAGGGAGCAGATTCCGACCACCTTCACGCTGGAGCAGATTCCTCTGCTGCGGGAGGCCACGAACCCCTTGCGGCCCTCGGACGAGGACCTGCGGCGCGGCGGCGCCTTCCAGGTCGAGGAGTGGTCGGTACCGGGGCCCGAGGGGGCGCCGGACGTCTCACTGCTCATCTGCCGGCCGAGCGGCGTGAACACACCGTTGCCGGCCGTGTACTACATCCACGGTGGCGGGATGGTCGTCGGCGACAACCGGATGGGGGTGCCCGAGGCGCTCGACTGGGCCGAGGAGCTGGGGCTCGTGGTGGTGTCGGTGGAGTACCGGCTCGCGCCGGAGAACCCGCATCCGGCGCCCGTCGAGGACTGCTACGCGGGCCTGGTGTGGACGGCGAAGAACGCGGGCGAACTCGGGATCGACGCGGACCGCATCATCGCCGCCGGGGGCAGCGCCGGTGGTGGACTCACCGCTGCCCTAGCCCTCCTTTCCCGGGACCGCGGCGGGCCGGAGCTGATCGGCCAGATGCTGATGTGCCCGATGCTGGACGACCGCAACGACTCGCTGTCCGGCCACCAGATGGCGGGGCTCGGCGTCTGGGACCGCACCGCCAACGAGATGGGCTGGCGCGCGCTGCTCGGGGAGGCGAGCGGCGGCCCCGGTGTCTCGCCGTACGCGGCCCCGGCCCGCGCCACCGACCTGTCCGGGCTGCCCCCGGCCTTCATCGACGTGGGCTCGGCGGAGACCTTCCGCGACGAGGACGTCGCGTACGCCACCCGCCTGTGGCAGGCGGGCGGTCGCGCCGAGCTCCATGTGTGGCCCGGCGGCTTCCACGGCTTCGAAGGGCTGGCTCCACAGGTGCCGCTGTCCCAGGAGAGCCGGGCGACCAGGCTCCGCTGGCTGCGCCGGCTCCTCGGCGCCTGA
- a CDS encoding SAM-dependent methyltransferase, with amino-acid sequence MSDNPGPAGRIDTETAHSARIYDYIIGGKDYYPADKEAGDAMAREWPALPVHMRANRDFMNRAVRHLAQEAGIRQFLDIGTGIPTSPNLHEIAQSVAPESRVVYVDIDPLVLTLSQGLLAGAPEGRTSYLEADMRDPASILNAPELRETLDLGKPVALTVIAIVHFVLDEDDAVGIVRRLLDPLPSGSYLAMSIATAEFAPDEVGRVANEYAARGMPMRLRTHAEAGEFFEGLDLVEPGIAQVHKWHPDGAGRATAEPIRDEDIAMYGAVARKP; translated from the coding sequence TTGTCCGACAACCCAGGACCGGCCGGCCGCATCGACACCGAGACCGCGCACTCTGCACGGATCTACGACTACATCATCGGAGGAAAGGACTACTACCCCGCCGACAAGGAGGCGGGCGACGCGATGGCACGGGAGTGGCCCGCCCTGCCGGTGCACATGCGGGCCAACCGCGACTTCATGAACCGCGCCGTGCGCCATCTCGCCCAGGAGGCGGGGATACGCCAGTTCCTCGACATCGGGACCGGCATCCCCACCTCGCCCAACCTCCACGAGATCGCCCAGTCGGTGGCCCCCGAGTCCCGGGTCGTCTACGTGGACATCGACCCCCTCGTCCTCACCCTCTCCCAAGGCCTGCTGGCCGGCGCGCCCGAGGGCAGGACGTCGTACCTGGAAGCGGACATGCGCGACCCGGCGAGCATCCTGAACGCCCCGGAGCTGCGCGAAACGCTCGACCTCGGCAAGCCGGTCGCCCTCACGGTCATCGCGATCGTCCACTTCGTGCTGGACGAGGACGACGCGGTCGGCATCGTCCGCCGCCTCCTGGACCCGCTCCCTTCGGGCAGCTATCTCGCGATGTCCATCGCCACCGCCGAGTTCGCACCCGACGAGGTGGGGCGGGTCGCAAACGAGTACGCGGCCCGCGGCATGCCCATGCGGCTGCGTACGCACGCCGAGGCCGGGGAGTTCTTCGAGGGCCTCGACCTGGTCGAGCCCGGCATCGCGCAGGTCCACAAGTGGCATCCGGACGGTGCCGGCAGGGCCACCGCCGAGCCGATACGGGACGAGGACATCGCCATGTACGGGGCGGTGGCCCGCAAACCGTAG
- a CDS encoding YhgE/Pip domain-containing protein — MADDSDHHEAPAPAPAPASPQARAAGLLRRPKLWLMPTVLTGLLALLLSLLYMGGIVNPNGALHDLPIGIVNADRGQPLPGQQENLGTQITRSITSGNSDTVDWRTLTTAQAQDQLASGKIYGALVVPADFTASVAALTTANAKARPGITVLTNPGMGSFGSSLASRITQQAAQQASLAIGRELTAAPATAQAGSTGRLLLADPVTVTTKVGHPIGEHSGLGLTAFYYTLLLVLAGFMGANIIGTGVDSALGYADTEIGPWHTRRPTVPISRTQSLLLKMGMTAGITVLSTTLIMVATVAILGMDASHLPLLWIYSYCASLAVGLGVQAINAAFGGIGQLVSMFVFIVLGLPSSGATIPLQAVPGFYRFLSLFEPMRQLSDGVRAILFFDARADAGLTRAWLWIAIGTALALLFGFAMTRYYDRRGLHRLTPRPV; from the coding sequence ATGGCCGACGACAGCGATCACCACGAGGCTCCGGCACCGGCTCCCGCACCGGCTTCCCCGCAGGCGCGCGCCGCCGGGCTGCTGCGCCGCCCCAAGCTGTGGCTGATGCCCACCGTTCTGACGGGGCTGCTCGCACTGCTGCTGTCCCTGCTCTACATGGGCGGAATCGTCAACCCGAACGGCGCGCTGCACGACCTGCCCATCGGCATCGTCAACGCGGACCGGGGCCAGCCGCTGCCCGGGCAGCAGGAGAACCTGGGGACGCAGATCACCCGGTCCATCACCTCCGGCAATTCCGACACGGTCGACTGGCGCACGCTCACCACCGCCCAGGCGCAGGACCAGCTGGCCTCCGGGAAGATCTACGGCGCCCTGGTCGTCCCCGCGGACTTCACCGCCTCCGTCGCCGCGCTCACCACCGCGAACGCCAAGGCGCGGCCGGGGATCACCGTACTGACCAACCCCGGTATGGGCAGCTTCGGTTCCTCGCTGGCGAGCAGGATCACCCAACAGGCCGCCCAGCAGGCCTCCTTGGCCATCGGCAGGGAGCTGACGGCGGCCCCCGCCACCGCACAGGCCGGCTCCACCGGGCGTCTGCTGCTCGCCGACCCGGTCACGGTCACCACCAAGGTGGGCCACCCCATCGGCGAGCACAGCGGCCTCGGCCTGACCGCGTTCTACTACACCCTGCTGCTCGTGCTGGCCGGCTTCATGGGCGCCAACATCATCGGCACCGGAGTCGACAGCGCCCTCGGCTACGCGGACACCGAGATCGGCCCCTGGCACACCCGCCGCCCGACCGTGCCCATCAGCCGTACCCAGTCGCTGCTGCTGAAGATGGGCATGACCGCCGGGATCACCGTCCTCAGCACCACCTTGATCATGGTCGCCACCGTCGCGATCCTCGGCATGGACGCGTCCCATCTGCCGCTGCTGTGGATCTACTCCTACTGCGCGAGTCTCGCGGTCGGACTCGGTGTGCAGGCCATCAACGCCGCGTTCGGCGGGATCGGCCAGCTCGTGTCCATGTTCGTGTTCATCGTCCTGGGCCTGCCGTCCTCCGGAGCGACCATCCCGCTGCAGGCCGTCCCCGGCTTCTACCGCTTCCTGTCCCTCTTCGAGCCCATGCGCCAGCTCAGCGACGGCGTCCGCGCCATCCTCTTCTTCGACGCGCGCGCGGATGCCGGCCTCACCCGCGCCTGGCTGTGGATCGCGATCGGCACCGCCCTCGCGCTGCTCTTCGGCTTCGCGATGACCCGCTACTACGACCGCAGGGGGCTGCACCGGCTGACTCCGCGGCCCGTCTGA
- a CDS encoding SpoIIE family protein phosphatase, whose amino-acid sequence MATLPGDKGRAATAGDAMAVVDVHGIVTGWSEGARLLTGYTSAEITGRPVSDLADTDDVQRALRTAGDALVDVRRRDGQRTRLALRVCPLRGGNGERQGYVITAAPEPQGQALGELAFRQSSMSMSVFDTEQRYLRMNDTASRIMGSHEADFLGRFFPDTVENAEHSRGFLSHLRKVVETGLPVHYESWTRAPSGMRMHAWNTEMWPLRDSAGQLLGVALAAFDSSEQHSARQRLALLNEAATSIGTRLDVIHTARELAELVVPRLADFASVDLLDSVLQGEEPVVGPVGGDVELRRVAHHSPTAGVPEAAIDLGAADVYPPSSAPARALATGQAVLTRTGDPDLDTWLTRHAERSAKLRDFDAGDLSLMAVPLVARGTTLGVSVLVRQLTPVRPDPFDQDDVSLARELASRAAICVDNARRYTKERTTALALQRSLLPQAMAGQAAVEFASRYLPALSQAGVGGDWFDVIPLSGTRVALVVGDVVGHGIHASVTMGRLRTAVWTLADVDLAPDELLTHLDDLVGHLAADENATTGEIGATCLYAVYDPVSRHCTIAAAGHPPPVVLLPDGAVEVVEVSAGPMLGVGGLPFEATELTLPEGAVLALYTDGLVEARDLDVDTGTAALCTALAAPAGNLEDACDNVLKALLPRRPADDVALLLARTRALDSEQVAVWDLPADPAVVSTARQYATERLTRWGLDEAAFVTELVVSELVTNAIRYGGAPIQLRLIRDRTLICEVSDASSTSPHLRRARTTDEGGRGLLLVAQLTDRWGTRPTATGKTIWAEQVLPVR is encoded by the coding sequence ATGGCGACATTGCCGGGCGACAAGGGGCGAGCGGCCACGGCCGGTGACGCCATGGCGGTCGTCGACGTGCACGGCATCGTCACCGGCTGGAGCGAGGGCGCGCGCCTGCTGACGGGGTACACCTCGGCGGAGATCACCGGACGGCCGGTGTCGGACCTGGCGGACACCGATGACGTACAGCGGGCACTGCGGACGGCGGGCGACGCGCTCGTGGACGTACGGCGGCGGGACGGGCAGCGGACCCGGCTGGCCCTGCGGGTGTGCCCGCTGCGGGGCGGGAACGGTGAGCGCCAGGGATACGTGATCACCGCGGCGCCGGAGCCGCAGGGCCAGGCGCTCGGAGAGCTGGCGTTCCGGCAGTCGTCGATGTCGATGTCCGTCTTCGACACCGAGCAGCGGTATCTGCGCATGAACGACACGGCGTCCCGGATCATGGGCTCGCACGAGGCCGACTTCCTGGGCCGCTTCTTCCCGGACACCGTGGAGAACGCGGAACACAGCCGCGGCTTCCTGAGCCACCTGCGGAAAGTGGTCGAGACGGGCCTGCCGGTGCACTACGAGAGCTGGACCCGCGCGCCCTCCGGGATGCGGATGCACGCCTGGAACACCGAGATGTGGCCCCTGCGGGATTCCGCCGGGCAGCTGCTCGGCGTCGCCCTCGCCGCCTTCGACAGCAGCGAGCAGCACTCCGCACGGCAGCGGCTCGCCCTGCTGAACGAGGCCGCCACCTCCATCGGTACGAGGCTGGACGTCATCCACACCGCCCGGGAGCTGGCCGAGCTGGTGGTGCCCCGGCTCGCGGACTTCGCGAGCGTGGATCTGCTGGACTCGGTACTCCAGGGCGAGGAGCCGGTCGTCGGCCCGGTGGGCGGCGACGTGGAGCTGCGCCGCGTCGCGCACCACTCCCCTACGGCCGGGGTGCCGGAGGCGGCGATCGACCTGGGCGCGGCTGACGTCTATCCGCCCTCCTCCGCGCCGGCCCGCGCCCTCGCCACCGGGCAGGCGGTGCTCACCCGCACCGGCGACCCGGACCTCGACACCTGGCTGACCCGGCACGCCGAGCGGTCCGCCAAACTGCGGGACTTCGACGCGGGCGACCTGTCCCTGATGGCCGTACCGCTGGTGGCACGGGGTACGACGCTGGGGGTGTCGGTCCTCGTACGGCAACTCACCCCGGTCCGTCCCGATCCCTTCGACCAGGACGACGTGTCGCTGGCCAGGGAGCTGGCCAGCCGCGCGGCCATCTGCGTCGACAACGCCCGCCGCTACACGAAGGAGCGCACCACCGCGCTGGCCCTGCAGCGCAGTCTGCTGCCGCAGGCCATGGCCGGGCAGGCTGCGGTCGAGTTCGCCTCCCGCTACCTTCCCGCGCTGTCGCAGGCGGGAGTCGGCGGCGACTGGTTCGACGTGATCCCGCTGTCCGGGACCCGGGTGGCGCTGGTCGTCGGCGACGTCGTCGGGCACGGCATCCACGCCTCCGTCACCATGGGCAGGCTCCGTACGGCGGTGTGGACACTGGCCGATGTCGACCTGGCCCCGGACGAGTTGCTCACCCACCTGGACGACCTGGTCGGACACCTGGCGGCCGACGAGAACGCGACGACCGGGGAGATCGGCGCGACCTGCCTGTACGCGGTGTACGACCCAGTGTCCCGGCACTGCACGATCGCCGCCGCCGGACACCCGCCGCCCGTGGTGCTGCTCCCGGACGGAGCCGTCGAGGTCGTCGAGGTGTCCGCCGGGCCGATGCTGGGGGTCGGCGGCCTCCCCTTCGAGGCCACCGAACTGACCCTGCCCGAGGGCGCCGTCCTCGCCCTCTACACGGACGGTCTCGTCGAGGCCCGCGACCTCGACGTGGACACGGGCACCGCCGCCCTGTGCACCGCCCTCGCGGCGCCGGCGGGCAACCTGGAGGACGCCTGCGACAACGTCCTCAAGGCCCTGCTCCCCCGGCGCCCCGCCGACGACGTGGCCCTGCTCCTCGCCCGTACCCGCGCCCTCGACTCGGAACAGGTGGCCGTCTGGGACCTGCCCGCCGATCCGGCGGTGGTCTCCACCGCCCGCCAGTACGCCACCGAGCGGCTCACCCGCTGGGGACTGGACGAGGCCGCCTTCGTCACCGAACTCGTCGTCAGCGAACTGGTCACCAACGCCATCCGCTACGGCGGCGCCCCCATCCAGCTCCGCCTCATCCGCGACCGCACCCTCATCTGCGAGGTC